In Arthrobacter sp. StoSoilB5, one genomic interval encodes:
- a CDS encoding GMC oxidoreductase produces MDIETASIRPWDLVIIGSGPNGAAIAHEVHRASPEAFILVLESGRGMSTNQGEHLVESDEGALREAFETLMRRARQIEYVKNAGAVLGSDDGWTPEGTGIFPVSYLGHDFTEFSGASFSWNVGGMGIHWAAASPSPYADEIPGFAGRDFADDLQTAKRLLRVHPQAFTGNPYREPILTALRAAVPSDIHGREAQDMPLAGLRRTGGGSFARTGPRDIAPELFDESAPHIALVSGTLATRILHSNGKVSAVVARDLATGTEREIPARSVVVAADTLRSPQILWASKIRPHALGLYLNEHVSIDGSVIVDRPKLGLSETKLPKPELNEPFVGAYWSPSIGAERPTHGQMMETFDGRGHRIGMSWYTNTDLRAENRIEFSDAETDELGMPLMKAHFAYTDADRRRIEMLRDVQRRAATAIGEFLPGDSETLAPGSSLHYTGTVRLGSTDDGKSVASPDGLVWGFDNLFVAGNGAVPTALTCNSTLTGMTLSVRTARAVTRHISSESALPRVMRGAGTGY; encoded by the coding sequence ATGGACATTGAAACAGCATCAATCCGCCCTTGGGATCTCGTCATCATTGGCAGCGGTCCGAACGGCGCTGCAATCGCCCATGAAGTTCATCGGGCCTCGCCGGAGGCATTCATCCTGGTCCTCGAGAGTGGCCGAGGAATGAGCACCAACCAAGGCGAACACCTTGTAGAGTCCGACGAGGGGGCCCTGCGCGAAGCGTTCGAGACGCTGATGCGTCGCGCCCGGCAGATCGAGTACGTCAAGAACGCCGGAGCCGTACTCGGCAGTGACGATGGCTGGACCCCAGAAGGAACCGGCATTTTCCCTGTCTCCTACCTCGGCCACGATTTCACTGAGTTCTCCGGGGCTTCCTTTTCGTGGAATGTCGGGGGAATGGGGATTCACTGGGCGGCAGCGTCACCCTCGCCATACGCCGATGAGATCCCGGGGTTCGCAGGCAGGGACTTCGCTGACGACCTTCAAACGGCGAAACGGTTGCTCCGCGTACACCCACAGGCGTTCACCGGCAATCCATATCGAGAACCAATCCTCACCGCACTCCGAGCCGCGGTCCCTTCGGACATCCACGGCCGAGAGGCCCAGGACATGCCGCTCGCAGGTCTGCGCCGGACCGGTGGGGGCTCATTCGCCCGAACCGGTCCCCGTGACATCGCGCCCGAACTCTTCGACGAATCCGCTCCGCACATCGCACTGGTCTCAGGTACTCTTGCGACCCGGATCCTGCACAGCAACGGAAAGGTCAGCGCGGTGGTGGCACGTGACCTGGCCACTGGTACCGAGCGCGAAATACCCGCGAGGTCAGTGGTCGTCGCCGCAGACACCTTGCGCAGCCCGCAGATCCTGTGGGCCTCGAAAATCCGGCCCCACGCGTTAGGGCTCTACCTGAACGAACACGTTTCCATCGACGGAAGCGTAATTGTCGATAGGCCAAAGCTCGGCTTATCCGAAACCAAGCTACCCAAGCCGGAGCTGAATGAACCGTTCGTCGGAGCCTACTGGAGTCCCTCCATCGGCGCCGAGCGGCCCACACACGGGCAGATGATGGAAACCTTCGATGGCCGTGGGCACCGTATCGGCATGAGCTGGTACACGAATACGGACCTCCGTGCAGAGAACCGTATCGAATTCTCCGACGCAGAGACGGACGAATTGGGAATGCCACTCATGAAGGCTCACTTCGCGTACACGGACGCGGACCGGAGGAGGATCGAAATGCTCCGCGATGTGCAGCGCCGCGCAGCCACCGCCATCGGGGAGTTCCTGCCTGGCGACTCCGAGACACTCGCACCCGGATCATCGCTGCACTACACGGGAACGGTGCGTCTGGGATCCACCGATGACGGAAAGAGCGTCGCGAGCCCGGACGGACTGGTCTGGGGCTTCGACAATCTCTTCGTGGCTGGAAACGGTGCTGTGCCCACTGCGCTGACCTGCAACTCGACGCTGACCGGAATGACGCTGAGCGTGAGGACCGCCCGGGCGGTTACCCGCCACATTTCCAGCGAAAGTGCCCTTCCGCGGGTTATGCGCGGAGCGGGAACGGGTTACTGA
- a CDS encoding glycoside-pentoside-hexuronide (GPH):cation symporter: MVIDRAVPAKTTAPIVRPKLTWGTKFTYGFGDLASQLIWTTTGSYLALFYTDAVGLSAAAVSVLMLLARVLDAVIDPAIGAAAERTKSRFGRFRAWLIYGSPVLAVLMVLSFTTIPGSDVAKFIYAVVSYGLLGIAYSAVNVPYGALVGVMTADQQERVTLNSVRMIGTNIGVVLLSALTLPLILTFSGTGHNETGTVQGYTWTAVVMSVIALPMFLAVAFKSKELVRPVASTRVPIRKTIHVVVGNRPLMLIFLMMLLSMTGFFGRLGIVVYYYIYAVGRIDLVSVFMAAPALAGAVGIALFTPLTRRYGKRLMACMSLVAQGLSLIAVYVIGPTNVTGTIVALVVYGLVSFNGPIIWSMVPDAIDYAEDRSGVRADGTSYAVISFAQKVGNAIGGAAGVAAIGALGYIANAHQSPEAINGMNLVSNLVPAFFAFAAIIPFFFYKLSDAQNHDIRERLDTASLQPAK, encoded by the coding sequence ATGGTGATCGATCGTGCAGTTCCAGCGAAAACGACAGCGCCGATTGTCCGTCCGAAACTAACATGGGGCACAAAATTCACATACGGCTTTGGTGACCTCGCCAGCCAACTCATCTGGACTACCACGGGTTCCTATCTGGCGCTCTTCTACACGGACGCCGTTGGACTGTCGGCCGCTGCAGTGAGCGTCCTTATGCTCCTCGCCCGTGTACTGGACGCAGTGATTGACCCGGCGATTGGCGCCGCCGCCGAGCGTACCAAAAGCAGATTCGGGCGCTTCCGAGCGTGGTTGATCTACGGTTCCCCTGTATTGGCGGTGCTCATGGTGCTCTCGTTCACCACCATTCCCGGCAGCGACGTCGCCAAGTTCATTTACGCCGTCGTAAGCTATGGGCTTCTCGGAATTGCTTACTCGGCAGTTAACGTACCGTACGGCGCACTCGTTGGGGTGATGACCGCCGACCAGCAGGAACGGGTCACGCTGAACTCGGTCCGCATGATTGGGACGAACATCGGGGTAGTACTACTCAGCGCGCTGACCCTTCCCCTGATCCTCACTTTCAGCGGGACAGGCCACAACGAAACTGGAACTGTGCAGGGCTACACCTGGACAGCAGTCGTCATGTCCGTGATCGCCCTCCCGATGTTCCTGGCCGTTGCATTCAAAAGCAAGGAACTCGTTAGGCCGGTCGCCTCCACCCGAGTTCCGATTCGGAAGACTATTCATGTGGTGGTCGGCAATCGTCCGCTCATGCTCATCTTCCTGATGATGCTCTTGTCGATGACGGGCTTCTTCGGTCGCCTTGGAATCGTGGTCTACTACTACATCTACGCAGTGGGCCGGATCGACCTCGTCTCCGTCTTCATGGCCGCCCCCGCCCTCGCAGGCGCCGTCGGAATCGCCCTATTTACCCCGCTAACGCGCCGCTACGGTAAGCGCCTCATGGCCTGCATGTCACTTGTTGCTCAAGGTTTGTCGCTCATTGCTGTATATGTAATCGGCCCGACGAATGTCACCGGCACGATCGTCGCCTTGGTGGTCTACGGACTTGTCTCGTTCAACGGTCCCATCATTTGGTCCATGGTGCCCGATGCCATCGACTACGCGGAGGACCGCTCCGGCGTTCGCGCGGACGGAACGTCATACGCCGTGATCAGTTTCGCCCAAAAGGTAGGCAACGCGATCGGTGGAGCGGCAGGCGTCGCCGCAATTGGCGCCTTGGGGTATATCGCAAATGCACATCAGTCGCCGGAGGCGATCAACGGAATGAACCTGGTGTCTAATCTCGTTCCGGCCTTCTTCGCGTTCGCGGCGATCATCCCGTTCTTCTTCTACAAGTTGTCGGACGCACAGAATCACGACATTCGGGAACGCCTGGACACCGCCTCGTTGCAACCCGCGAAGTGA
- a CDS encoding TIM barrel protein, whose protein sequence is MTASNNYSLPTIGSGLTLYSFTNEWLSGQFDLEQILREVAARGLGPGVEVVGYQSLRSFPDIDDATTDKWHGLIDELGLVPTCLSSNVDIALRSDRFLNADEMTELLERQLRTANKLGFNIVRIQIGASAEVIQRVTPLAEDLGLRMGMELHAPEGPRTESIMRVRDLYAELDSPALGFIPDFSATMRDIPLTEQHQWVEAGLPQDLVDIFVENWRTAPGTIKDRFQAFRRLALARGASEEAIAPTVGALTMHGTEPMESWYDIADQIIHVHGKCYEFDAVGDEPSIDYDAVARLLVDINYKGYISTEWEGHYFASSNVSAFDQVQAHQRLLGRSLEKAAGTRI, encoded by the coding sequence ATGACCGCATCGAACAACTACTCGTTGCCAACAATTGGGTCCGGCCTGACCCTATATTCCTTCACGAATGAGTGGCTCAGCGGGCAATTCGACCTGGAGCAAATTCTGCGCGAAGTTGCCGCACGGGGACTGGGCCCGGGGGTGGAGGTCGTCGGGTATCAGTCACTGCGAAGCTTCCCCGACATCGACGATGCGACGACAGACAAGTGGCATGGCCTCATCGACGAGCTTGGCTTGGTTCCCACTTGCCTGAGCTCAAATGTCGACATTGCGCTTCGCTCAGATCGGTTCCTGAACGCCGATGAGATGACAGAGCTGCTCGAACGGCAACTTCGCACAGCAAATAAGCTCGGGTTCAACATCGTACGTATCCAAATCGGGGCGTCGGCAGAAGTAATCCAGCGGGTCACTCCGCTTGCTGAGGACCTGGGCCTGCGCATGGGTATGGAACTCCACGCACCGGAGGGACCACGCACCGAGAGCATCATGCGTGTGCGCGACCTCTACGCCGAACTTGATTCGCCGGCACTGGGATTCATCCCCGACTTCAGCGCCACAATGCGTGACATACCCCTGACGGAGCAGCACCAATGGGTCGAAGCCGGCCTGCCCCAGGATCTCGTGGACATTTTCGTTGAGAACTGGCGAACCGCGCCCGGCACAATCAAAGACCGTTTTCAGGCATTCCGCAGGCTGGCACTCGCGCGCGGCGCCTCGGAAGAAGCAATCGCTCCGACGGTAGGTGCGCTGACAATGCACGGCACAGAGCCAATGGAGAGCTGGTATGACATCGCCGACCAGATCATCCATGTCCACGGCAAGTGCTACGAGTTTGATGCCGTCGGTGACGAGCCCAGCATCGACTATGACGCTGTCGCTCGCCTGCTGGTCGATATTAACTACAAGGGCTATATCTCCACCGAATGGGAGGGGCACTACTTCGCCTCCTCCAACGTCAGCGCTTTCGACCAGGTGCAGGCCCACCAGAGACTATTGGGCCGCAGCTTGGAAAAGGCAGCCGGTACGCGCATCTAA
- a CDS encoding DUF6379 domain-containing protein, with amino-acid sequence MSATERVIGGDEVRVNQAGNAQVTLRLPWYRSLAPSTVEDIAVSIDGHTIPRNELTVEINGIESELDAIADRWQETWFVQDRAIVRFPTPGDLNGAVNTTLSITLRIPYILTGPDSALKRSTSETRKLSVVREEQP; translated from the coding sequence GTGAGTGCCACTGAAAGAGTGATTGGTGGGGACGAAGTCCGGGTCAACCAGGCGGGGAATGCGCAAGTTACCTTGCGCCTGCCTTGGTACCGGAGCCTCGCTCCGTCAACTGTTGAAGACATCGCCGTCTCGATTGACGGCCACACCATACCTCGAAATGAACTGACTGTAGAGATCAACGGGATCGAAAGCGAGCTCGACGCCATCGCGGATCGGTGGCAGGAGACCTGGTTCGTCCAGGACCGGGCCATCGTTCGCTTCCCGACCCCAGGAGATCTCAATGGTGCCGTCAATACGACGCTATCCATCACGCTCCGGATCCCATACATCCTAACCGGCCCTGATTCCGCGCTGAAGCGGAGCACCAGTGAGACCCGCAAGCTTTCTGTCGTCCGTGAGGAGCAGCCATGA
- a CDS encoding sugar phosphate isomerase/epimerase family protein: MPRPYTLFTGQWADLPFEEVARLASGWGYDGLEIAVSGDHLDAWRWDEPGYIESKLAILDKYNLKVWAISNHLKGQAVCDDPIDFRHEAIVGSRVWGDGEPEGVRQRAAEEMKHTARLAKALGVDTVVGFTGSSIWQYVAMFPPVPEKVIDAGYQDFADRWNPILDVFDECGVRFAHEVHPSEIAYDYWTTVRTLEAIGHRPAFGLNWDPSHFMWQGIDPVSFIWDFKDRIYHVDCKDTKLRPTGRNTVMGSHLPWGDPRRGWDFVSAGRGDVPWESSFRALTAIGYNGPISIEWEDAGMDRLHGAPEALAALKKFDFPASQTSFDAAFSSED; this comes from the coding sequence ATGCCCCGCCCGTACACCCTGTTCACCGGCCAGTGGGCCGACCTCCCCTTCGAGGAAGTCGCGCGCCTTGCCTCGGGCTGGGGCTACGACGGCCTGGAAATCGCCGTGTCCGGAGACCACCTGGACGCCTGGCGCTGGGACGAACCCGGCTACATCGAATCCAAACTCGCCATCCTGGACAAATACAACCTGAAGGTCTGGGCCATCTCCAACCACCTCAAAGGCCAAGCCGTCTGCGATGACCCCATCGACTTCCGCCACGAAGCCATCGTCGGCTCCCGCGTCTGGGGCGACGGGGAACCCGAAGGCGTCCGCCAACGCGCCGCCGAAGAAATGAAACACACCGCCCGCCTGGCCAAAGCCCTGGGCGTGGACACCGTGGTCGGGTTCACCGGTTCCTCCATCTGGCAGTACGTCGCCATGTTCCCGCCCGTCCCGGAAAAGGTCATCGACGCCGGCTACCAGGACTTCGCCGACCGCTGGAACCCCATTCTGGACGTCTTCGACGAATGCGGGGTCCGTTTCGCCCACGAAGTCCACCCCTCCGAGATCGCCTACGACTACTGGACCACCGTCCGCACCCTTGAAGCGATCGGCCACCGGCCAGCTTTCGGCCTGAACTGGGACCCCTCCCACTTCATGTGGCAGGGCATCGACCCCGTGTCCTTCATCTGGGACTTCAAGGACCGGATCTACCACGTGGACTGCAAGGACACCAAGCTCCGACCCACCGGCCGCAACACCGTCATGGGCTCCCACCTGCCCTGGGGCGACCCCCGCCGCGGCTGGGACTTCGTCTCCGCCGGACGCGGCGACGTGCCCTGGGAATCCTCCTTCCGCGCCCTCACCGCCATCGGCTACAACGGACCCATCAGCATCGAATGGGAAGACGCCGGCATGGACCGCCTCCACGGCGCCCCCGAAGCCCTCGCCGCCCTCAAGAAATTCGACTTCCCCGCATCTCAAACCTCCTTCGACGCCGCCTTCAGCAGCGAAGACTAG
- a CDS encoding Gfo/Idh/MocA family oxidoreductase produces MLRTTAAPQPLGVAMIGYAFMGKAHSNAWRNVGSYFDVPAFEQKVLVGRDAGQVAKAAAKYGWAESATDWRSVLERDDIHIVDICVPGWMHAEIAIAALEAGKHVLVEKPLANTLAEAEAMTDAAVAARSRGVQSMIGFNYRRVPALALARELIAEGRLGTVRHIRAAYLQDWLADAESPMTWRLRKETAGTGALGDIASHAIDQIQYLTGQTILEASGVLKTFVTQRPGPDGPEDVTVDDAAWATFWLTGEMGASVEASRVATGQKNSMQIEIYGTNGALSFNLENLNELNFLDATLPPREQGFRRILVNEPEHPYLDAWWPQGHIIGWEHTFTHQIRDFLTAIASGEAPSPSFEDGLQIQRVLAAIEESAKNKSTITAVEHKTLQTEGA; encoded by the coding sequence ATGTTGCGCACAACGGCAGCACCACAGCCCTTAGGGGTGGCCATGATTGGGTACGCCTTCATGGGCAAAGCCCACTCGAATGCATGGCGCAATGTTGGAAGCTACTTCGACGTGCCAGCCTTCGAGCAGAAAGTGCTCGTTGGCCGGGACGCCGGTCAGGTGGCGAAGGCAGCAGCCAAGTACGGCTGGGCGGAATCCGCCACCGACTGGCGCTCGGTCCTGGAGCGGGACGACATTCACATCGTGGACATCTGCGTCCCGGGCTGGATGCACGCCGAAATCGCCATCGCGGCCCTCGAAGCCGGCAAGCACGTGCTCGTGGAGAAGCCCCTGGCCAACACCTTGGCCGAGGCCGAAGCCATGACCGACGCCGCTGTGGCGGCCCGGTCCAGGGGCGTGCAGTCGATGATCGGGTTCAACTACCGGCGCGTCCCGGCGTTGGCATTGGCCCGCGAGCTCATCGCCGAAGGCCGGCTCGGCACCGTCCGTCACATCCGCGCCGCGTACCTGCAGGACTGGCTCGCCGACGCCGAGTCCCCCATGACCTGGCGGCTGCGCAAGGAAACCGCCGGAACCGGCGCGCTCGGTGACATTGCTTCCCATGCTATCGATCAAATCCAATACCTCACCGGACAAACCATTTTGGAAGCCTCCGGAGTCCTGAAAACCTTCGTAACCCAACGACCCGGACCAGACGGACCAGAGGATGTCACCGTCGACGACGCCGCCTGGGCCACATTCTGGCTCACAGGGGAAATGGGCGCCTCCGTTGAAGCGTCACGTGTGGCCACGGGGCAGAAAAACTCCATGCAGATCGAAATCTACGGCACCAACGGAGCACTTTCCTTCAATCTCGAAAACCTCAACGAACTCAACTTCCTGGACGCAACCCTCCCTCCGCGAGAGCAAGGCTTCCGGCGGATCCTGGTCAACGAACCCGAACACCCCTACCTCGACGCCTGGTGGCCGCAGGGACACATCATCGGCTGGGAACACACCTTCACGCACCAGATCCGCGACTTCCTGACCGCCATCGCCTCCGGTGAGGCCCCGTCGCCGTCGTTCGAAGACGGCCTCCAAATCCAACGCGTCCTGGCCGCCATCGAAGAATCCGCCAAGAACAAAAGCACCATCACCGCCGTCGAGCACAAAACACTACAAACTGAAGGAGCCTGA
- a CDS encoding nucleoside hydrolase: protein MATPRARVIIDNDFSGDPDGLFQLVHHVLSPSVEIPFAIGSHLSPDDPFDSSSRQADNAVKVAKEILSLLGLERQPPVLLGSNVGLSSPIEPIRTEAAEAIVAEAMREDTDLPLYVALGAGLTELASAHLIEPRIAERLTAVWIGGAEPEGVAVGPKGPRGIEYNLNIDVTAGQVIFNNSQIPIWQVPRNVYRQCLVSRAELHSRVKPMGRIGARLIEAIDQVFDGAEKVGLLMGETYALGDSPLVLLTALQSSFEPDSSSSFHSTVPTPRINPDGSYGANPDGRPMRQYTHVDNRLMFEDFYHKIAAFAAENPDRQIATGRDDSLHRARGTVRSD from the coding sequence ATGGCAACTCCTCGCGCACGAGTAATCATCGACAACGACTTTTCCGGCGATCCTGACGGCCTCTTCCAACTCGTCCATCATGTGCTGTCGCCTTCCGTGGAGATCCCGTTCGCGATTGGCTCACACCTCTCTCCGGACGATCCATTCGATTCCTCCTCTCGACAGGCTGACAATGCAGTCAAGGTAGCGAAGGAAATACTTTCACTGCTCGGGCTCGAGAGGCAGCCTCCAGTCCTGCTGGGATCCAATGTCGGTCTCAGCTCACCCATCGAGCCGATCCGCACTGAGGCCGCTGAGGCAATCGTTGCCGAGGCCATGCGGGAAGACACCGATCTACCCTTGTACGTCGCTCTCGGAGCAGGGCTTACTGAGCTCGCGAGCGCACATCTTATCGAACCCCGGATCGCCGAACGGCTTACAGCAGTTTGGATTGGGGGCGCTGAGCCTGAGGGCGTCGCCGTCGGGCCGAAGGGCCCCAGGGGAATCGAGTACAACCTGAACATCGATGTTACGGCTGGGCAAGTGATTTTCAATAACTCTCAGATCCCGATCTGGCAGGTGCCCCGCAATGTCTATCGTCAGTGCCTGGTGTCCCGGGCAGAACTTCACTCGCGTGTTAAGCCCATGGGGCGTATCGGCGCCCGCCTGATCGAGGCGATCGATCAGGTGTTTGACGGCGCGGAGAAAGTCGGCCTACTAATGGGAGAGACCTATGCGCTCGGAGACAGCCCACTGGTCCTGCTCACCGCCCTGCAGTCGTCGTTCGAGCCGGACTCATCGTCCAGCTTCCACTCGACGGTGCCCACGCCCAGGATCAACCCGGACGGGTCGTACGGGGCGAACCCTGACGGACGTCCGATGCGGCAATACACGCACGTCGACAACCGGCTCATGTTTGAAGACTTCTATCACAAGATCGCCGCCTTTGCGGCGGAGAACCCTGACCGCCAAATCGCGACAGGCCGCGATGACAGCCTTCACCGGGCGCGGGGCACCGTTCGAAGCGACTGA
- a CDS encoding carbohydrate ABC transporter permease, whose protein sequence is MFRYTKFTLAREIGLWLIAALFLLPFYFLISTALKPDTEVFSASALALPQEPTIANFGSVLSARGNSNVALGLVNSLIITAGSILGLVVLGSTAGYVIARSTRRLGRIAYYLFLIAIVLPTQLGTVPLYIGARGLGLTGSPFGMIVLFSGMLLPLSIFIYAGFIRELPVEYEEAATIDGAGRTRIFTGIILPLISPATGTVAILAGLIVWNDFFTSLIFLGGSNNQTLPVAMYFYIGSMVSSWNKIFAIVIVSMVPILAFYLFAQRRFIQGFAGGLKG, encoded by the coding sequence ATGTTTCGCTACACGAAATTCACGCTGGCACGGGAGATAGGTCTCTGGCTCATCGCTGCCCTATTTCTGCTGCCGTTCTATTTCCTCATCTCCACCGCGCTCAAACCAGACACGGAAGTGTTCTCAGCATCGGCGCTGGCGCTACCTCAGGAACCGACGATTGCCAATTTTGGTTCCGTGTTGTCGGCCCGCGGCAATTCAAACGTCGCACTCGGCCTGGTCAATAGTCTGATTATCACAGCTGGAAGCATCCTCGGCCTCGTTGTCCTTGGCTCCACGGCCGGCTATGTCATCGCCCGCAGCACTCGGCGGTTGGGCCGGATCGCGTATTATCTATTCCTCATCGCGATCGTCCTCCCGACGCAGCTTGGAACCGTTCCTCTATACATTGGTGCGCGCGGCTTGGGCCTTACGGGCTCGCCCTTCGGAATGATTGTGCTGTTCTCCGGAATGTTGTTACCGCTATCGATATTCATATATGCCGGATTTATCCGTGAGCTACCAGTCGAATACGAGGAGGCTGCGACGATCGATGGAGCGGGTCGGACCCGCATCTTTACAGGAATTATTCTGCCGCTGATATCTCCGGCAACGGGAACCGTCGCAATTCTGGCTGGCCTGATTGTGTGGAATGACTTTTTCACGTCACTCATCTTCCTCGGAGGTTCAAACAACCAAACCCTCCCAGTAGCGATGTACTTCTACATCGGCTCCATGGTCTCATCATGGAACAAGATTTTTGCCATCGTGATCGTGTCGATGGTCCCAATTCTCGCGTTTTACCTGTTCGCCCAACGGAGATTCATCCAGGGTTTCGCAGGAGGCCTCAAAGGCTAA
- a CDS encoding sugar ABC transporter permease, which produces MTITKPDLAPPPLPGRSVSSTHRTRTGLSYGHWWWALPGVVFVITIHYASTAIGGFFAFTDWTGLGSFNWIGLDNFVAILSEPSKLLALGNTLFLAFGSVIIVNITGLAIALGLNRVIRTRYILRVLFFMPVVLSPLAVSYIWKFIFDFNGPLNAALKALGLGEYTRSWLGDPQFAIWAIVIVACWQQVGFSMVIYMAGLASVPTDIEEAAAIDGAGLLQRLWYVVLPAIRPAVAISTTLGIVNGLRIFDQILALTNGGPAGATETLATLVYKQAFSLGNFGYGAALAVVLTVIIFFFAVVQQRVTARRSES; this is translated from the coding sequence ATGACTATTACAAAGCCAGATCTCGCACCTCCTCCGCTGCCCGGCAGATCGGTATCCAGCACTCATAGAACCCGCACCGGTCTTTCCTACGGTCACTGGTGGTGGGCTCTTCCCGGGGTGGTGTTCGTCATCACTATTCACTATGCCTCAACGGCGATCGGCGGATTCTTTGCATTCACGGACTGGACGGGTTTGGGTTCTTTTAACTGGATCGGCCTTGACAATTTCGTAGCGATCTTGTCTGAACCATCCAAGCTCCTTGCTCTAGGAAACACCCTGTTCCTCGCATTCGGATCGGTCATCATCGTCAACATTACGGGATTGGCTATAGCGCTTGGGCTCAATCGCGTAATCCGGACACGATATATACTCCGGGTTTTGTTCTTTATGCCCGTAGTGCTCAGCCCGCTTGCCGTGTCCTACATCTGGAAGTTCATTTTCGACTTCAATGGCCCTCTAAATGCGGCACTGAAAGCTCTGGGCCTTGGAGAATACACTCGGTCCTGGCTTGGCGATCCGCAGTTCGCGATCTGGGCGATTGTCATCGTTGCGTGCTGGCAGCAGGTGGGGTTCTCCATGGTCATTTATATGGCTGGGCTAGCGTCGGTGCCCACGGATATAGAAGAAGCTGCGGCAATCGATGGGGCTGGCCTATTGCAACGCCTTTGGTATGTCGTGCTTCCTGCCATCCGACCGGCCGTCGCAATCTCCACCACCTTAGGAATTGTCAACGGCCTGCGGATTTTCGACCAGATTCTCGCTCTTACCAACGGAGGTCCGGCAGGAGCGACTGAAACCCTTGCGACCCTCGTCTACAAGCAGGCCTTTTCACTCGGCAACTTCGGCTACGGGGCGGCCCTGGCGGTCGTACTGACCGTCATTATCTTCTTTTTTGCCGTCGTTCAGCAGCGGGTAACCGCCCGTAGATCGGAGAGCTGA
- a CDS encoding ABC transporter substrate-binding protein, whose translation MAHYHRARRVATLLAVPILGSLALAGCSSNANPAGGGNEIAIAFGVTTGQTNPYQELAAEYQRQHPDVKLTLNAIPLDSYDQTIRTQLQSGNASDIIATTPGSGQASSVITLAKAGLLQPLDDSATKTIPKGNEELLQTDGKTYGQALGLTYIGTVVNESFIKETGISYPSDWNSLLEACSTAKSKGKSLFVIAGQLPPSTSSTAQIIAATRVYAKNPDWNKQRADKKVTFAGTQGWQDTLEAIVKMKDAGCFQDGAAGAGPESLTQNLGAKPWLAVTAPSSVTGELSGAAPDQSFSVSDFPPVSSGDKHFGYANANFSLSLTKSAPHTDAAKKFLNWAAEPEQTALFAKVQGTLPVGQTKEADLAGTPYANVSSQLAKGDYVAMPNSNWPNAAVTDALASGVQGLLTGQQTPDQVLRAMDSAWDKK comes from the coding sequence ATGGCGCATTATCATCGAGCCCGACGGGTGGCAACCTTGCTGGCCGTCCCCATCCTTGGATCACTCGCCCTCGCAGGCTGTTCCAGCAACGCGAACCCGGCCGGGGGCGGAAACGAGATCGCAATCGCGTTCGGCGTCACCACGGGCCAGACAAACCCTTATCAGGAGCTTGCCGCCGAGTACCAGAGGCAGCACCCGGACGTCAAGCTCACCCTCAACGCGATTCCCCTCGATTCCTATGACCAGACAATCCGCACCCAACTCCAGTCCGGGAACGCGTCCGACATCATAGCGACCACCCCGGGCAGCGGTCAGGCCTCCAGCGTGATCACGCTGGCCAAAGCGGGACTCCTTCAGCCGCTCGACGACTCGGCCACCAAGACGATTCCGAAGGGGAACGAGGAGCTCTTGCAGACCGACGGGAAAACGTACGGTCAAGCGCTGGGGCTGACATACATCGGCACCGTTGTGAACGAAAGCTTCATCAAGGAAACGGGGATCTCTTACCCCTCCGATTGGAACTCGCTGCTGGAAGCGTGCTCGACGGCAAAGTCCAAGGGCAAGTCCCTATTCGTCATTGCGGGGCAGCTTCCGCCATCCACGAGCTCGACTGCGCAGATCATCGCCGCCACACGGGTGTACGCGAAGAACCCGGACTGGAACAAGCAGCGGGCGGACAAGAAAGTCACTTTCGCGGGGACGCAGGGGTGGCAGGACACTCTCGAGGCCATTGTGAAAATGAAGGACGCCGGCTGCTTCCAGGACGGTGCCGCCGGCGCCGGACCTGAAAGCCTTACTCAAAATCTGGGCGCCAAACCCTGGCTTGCAGTCACGGCCCCCAGTAGCGTGACCGGAGAGCTTAGTGGAGCCGCACCCGACCAGTCCTTCAGTGTGTCAGACTTCCCTCCCGTGTCCTCAGGCGACAAGCACTTTGGGTACGCGAACGCCAATTTCTCCCTGTCGCTTACCAAGTCGGCTCCGCACACGGATGCGGCGAAGAAGTTCCTCAACTGGGCGGCTGAGCCGGAGCAAACTGCACTCTTCGCAAAGGTACAAGGTACCCTCCCCGTAGGCCAGACGAAGGAAGCCGATCTAGCGGGAACTCCATATGCGAATGTCTCTTCGCAACTCGCCAAAGGCGACTACGTCGCGATGCCCAACTCAAACTGGCCCAATGCCGCCGTGACCGATGCGCTCGCGTCCGGAGTTCAAGGTCTCCTCACTGGCCAGCAGACACCTGACCAAGTTCTGCGAGCAATGGATAGTGCCTGGGATAAGAAGTAG